The following DNA comes from Amycolatopsis albispora.
GGAGGTGACGGTATGCGGATCGGATACACCGAGGCGCAGGAGCGGCTGGCGGACGAACTGCGCTCCTACTTCGCCCGGCTGATGACCCCCGAACGCCGCGAAGCACTGGGCGCGGGCGGCGCCGAGTACGGCAAGGACGGCGCCTACCAGGAGATCGTGCGGGAGCTGGGCCGGGACGGCTGGCTCGCGCTCGGCTGGCCGGAGGAGTACGGCGGCCAGGCGCGCTCCATGCTGGACCAGCTGGTGTTCACCGACGAAGCGGCGGCCGCGGGCGTGCCGGTACCGTTTCTGACCATCAACACCGTCGGGCCGACGATCATGCGGTACGGCACCGAGGAGCAGAAGGCCTTCTACCTGCCCCGGATCGCCGCCGGCGAACTGCACTTCTCGATCGGCTACTCCGAGCCCGGCGCCGGCACCGACCTGGCCTCGCTGAGCACCCGCGCGGTCCGCGACGGCGACGAGTACGTGATCAACGGCCAGAAGATGTGGACCAGCCTGATCGAGTACGCCGACTACGTCTGGCTGGCCGCACGCACCGATCCCGACGCGAAGAAGCACCGCGGCATCAGCATCCTGGTCGTGCCCACCACCGCCGAGGGCTTCTCCTGGACCAAGGTTCGCACGGTGGCCGGCGTCGGCACCAGCGCGACCTACTACTCCGACGTGCGTGTCCCCCTCAGCGCCCGGATCGCCGAGGAGAACAAGGGCTGGCCGCTGATCACCAACCAGCTCAACCACGAGCGGGTCGCGCTGACCTCGGCCGCGCCGATCCGCACCGCGCTCGGCGAGGTGCGTGACTGGGCGCAGAAAACCCAGGGCCCCGACGGACGGCGGGTGATCGACGCCGAATGGGTCCGGCTGCACCTGGCCCGCGTGCACGCGCACGCCGACTACCTGAAACTGCGCAACTGGAAGATCGCCTGGGCCGCGGCCGAACAGGAACTCGGCCCCGGCGAGGCCTCGGCCACCAAGGTGTTCGGCACCGAGTTCGCGCTGGAGGCCTACCGGTTGCTGATGGAGGTGCTCGGCGCGGGCGCCGTGGTGCGCGAGGGCTCCCCCGGTGCGCTGCTGCGCGGCCGGATCGAGCGGCTGCACCGGTCCGCGCTGATCCTCACCTTCGGCGGCGGCACCAACGAGGTGCAGCGCGACCTGATCGCCGCCACCACGCTCGGCCTGCCGGTCACGCGCTGAAAGGGGACGCCAGATGGACTTCTCGCTGACCGAGGCGCAGCACGACCTCGGCGGGCTCACCCGCCGCATCCTCGACGGCAAGCTGGACCCGAAGTCGTGGGAACCCCACGGTTCCGGCGGCTTCGACCGAGCACTGTGGACAGAGCTGGCCCGCGCCGGAATCCTCGACGCGGCCCTGCCTTCGAATGCCGGTGGTGGCGGATTCGGCCTGCTGGAGCAGTGCTCGGTGCTGATCGAGCTGGGCCACGCGGTGGCCCCGGTGCCGTACCTGCCGAGCATCACCATGGCCGCTTCCGCACTGGCCGAGTTCGGGACCGGGCGGCAGCTGGAAACCCTGGTCCCGGTGCTACGCGGCGAACGGGTGCTGACCGCGGCCGTACCGGATGCGGGCAATCCGTGTGCGTTCACGGCCGAGGCCGAAGGCGACGGCTGGCGGCTCACCGGTGCCCAGACCGCCGTCCCGGCCGCCGCCTACGCCGACGCCCTGCTGATTGCCGCCACCACGCACGACGGTGACGCGGTGTTCGTGGTCAACCGTGACGCCGCCCAGATTTCCCCGCAGGAGGTCGTCGACCGCGGCGACGCCGGCCTCGTCGAGCTGAACGACGTGCACGTCGGCGACTCGGCGCGCCTCAGCGGTGCCGGAGTCGCCGAGTGGATCCGCCTGCGCGGCACCACCGGGCTGTGCGCCTACCAGCTCGGCACGGTCGAACGCGCGCTGGAGATGACCACCGAATACGCCAAGGAACGCAAGCAGTTCGACAACGTGATCGCCTCGTTCCAGGCGGTCCGGCAGCGGCTCGCCGACGCCTACACCGACGTGGAAGCGGTCCGCCTGACACTGTGGCAGGCCGCCTGGCGGCTGTCCGAAGGCCTGCCCGCCGACGAGGAAGTGGCCACCGCCAAGTTCTGGGCGGCCGAAGCCGGGCACCGGGTCGCGCACACCGCGGTGCACCTGCACGGTGGTATCGGCATCGACGTCGACTACCCGCTGCACCGGTATTTTGTCGCCGCCAAGCGCGCGGAGTTCACCCTCGGCGGCGCCACCGCGCAACTGCGGCGGCTCGGTGACCTGATCTCCGGCTGAGACCAGTATCTGGGAGCCGTGGCGGGCTTCCGCCCGGTTGTGCTCCCCTGAGCCGGGTGAACACACTGCCGATCTTGGATTTGTCCCGTTTCCGGGTGCCGAGGCAGCGGGAACGATTTCTGGCCGAACTGCGCCACGCCGCGCACGAGGTGGGTTTCTTCTACCTCGTCGGACACGGTGTCGCCCCGGAAACCATGCGGGCGATCGTCGATTCGGCACGCCGGTTCTTCGCCCTGCCGCAGGCGCAGCGGCTGGAGATCGAGAATGTGCGTTCACCGCATTTCCGCGGATACACCCGAACGGGTACGGAACAGACCGCCGGTGGCGCGGACTGGCGCGAGCAACTCGACATCGGCCCCGAGCGCCCCGCACTGCACCTGACCGAGGACGATCCCCGCTACCTGCGCCTGATCGGCCCGAACCAGTGGCCGTCCGCCCTGCCCGAGCTGCGGGACGTGGTGCTGCTCTGGCAGTGCGAAGCGCTGCGGGTCTCGCGTGAGGTGCTGCGGGCACTGGCCGTCGCGCTCGGCCAGGAACTGACGTATTTCGACCGCTGGTTCGACGCGGAAGCGGCGGTGCACCTGAAAGTGGTGCACTACCCGCCACGCGAACCCGGCGGCACCGAGCAGGGCGTCGGTTCACACAAGGACTACGGTTTCCTCGCCCTGCTGCAACAGGACGAGGTCGGCGGGCTCCAGGTCCAGCGGGCCGACGGTTCCTGGATCGACGCCACCCCGATTCCGGACAGTTTTGTGGTGAACATCGGCGAAATGCTGGAAATCGCCACGAACGGATACCTGCGTGCGACACAGCACCGGGTGCTGAGCCCACCGGCCGGCGTCGACCGGTATTCCATCCCGTTCTTCCTCGCCCCACGCCTGGACGCGGTGATCGAGCCGATCGATCTGCCGCCCGACCTGGCCGCCGTCGCCCGCGGGGTGACGCAGGACGAGAACAATCCGCTACTGGCCGCCTATGGCGAAAACGCCTTGCTCGGCTGGCTGCGCTCGCACCCGCGAGTGGCGGAGCGCTGGTGGCTCACTCCCGCGGAGCGTTGATCGGACGCAGTCGGCGCGGCCCGGTGTCCGGACGCGACGGCGGTGGACCGAGCACAACGCGGCCGTAGACCACGAAGGCACCATCCGGGGATGCCAGGATCGGGTCCAGCACGAGCGACCGGACCTCCGGGTTGTCCTCGGCGAGCGCGGCCACCCGCAGCACCAGGTCCTGCAGCGCGGCCAGATCGGCGGGCTCGTCACCGCGGTAGCCGGTGAGCAGCGGCGCTGTCCGCGGCTCCCGGATCAGCGTCGCCGCGTCCACGTCGGTCAGCGGCACCGCGCGGTAGGCCCGGTCCCCCAGCAGATTGCTCACCAGGCCGGACAGGCCAAACGAGACCAGCGTGCCGAACGACGGGTCGTCCTGCAGGCCGATCACACACGAGAGGCCCTTGGGTGCCATGGCCTGGACGTACATGTCGTCCTCACCCGAGACCTCGCGCAGGTCGCGGTAGGCGGCGCGCACGGAGTCCTCGGACGAGAGGTCGAGCCGCACCCCGGCCAGGTCCGGCCGCCCCCGCAGTCGTTCGTCCACCGCCTTGAGCACAACCGGGTACCCCAGCGCGCCCGCCGCCTCGACGGCCTCGTCCGCCGTGGACACCACCCGGAACGGCACCACCTCGATGCCGTAGCAGCCGAGCAGCCGCACCACGTCCTCGTCCGCGAGCACGGTGGTCCACCCGTCCTCCTCGCTGAGGATCTCGTTCACGATCACCTGCGCCTGCTCGGCGTGCAGCCCGACCGGCCGGGTCAGCGTGCCCTGCGGCCGCTGCTGCCACGCCGCGTACCGGACCACCCGCGCCAGCGCGTTCACCGCGCGTTCCGGACTCGGGTACGAAGGCACCGACCCGCGCACGGGCGCACCGTCGTCCGACCACACGGCCAGTTCGTCCGGCACCCCTTCGGCGGCGAGGAAGGTGGAGACAATCGGCTTCTCCTTGCGCAGTTCCTGCACCACCTCACGCAGGGCACGGGCGTACGTGGTGCCCGGAATCGCGAGCGGCGGCACAAAAACCACCACCAGCGCGTCGGTTTCGGCCGAGTTCAACGCCTCGCGCACGGCACCGGCGAACTCCTCGGGTGACGCCTGCGGTCCGACGTCCACCGGTTCGAACGCGAGCCGCAGGCCCTGCGCCCGCGCGGTGTCCGCGGCGAGCAGGCCGATCGCACTGGAGTTGCCGACGATGCCGACCCGCGGCCCGGCTGGCAGCGGCTGGTGCGCGAAGACCAGCGCGGTGTCGAAGAGCTGCGCGAGCGTGTCCACCCGCACCACGCCCGCCTGCTCGAACAGCGCCTGCACGCTCGCCTCATCCACTTCGGCCGACGTGGCCGCGAGCTGCGGGCGCACCGCGTGGCGGCCCGACTTCACCGCCACGATCGGCTTGGTCCGGCCGAGCCGCCGCGCCAGCCTGGCGAACTTGCGCGGGTTGCCGAACGACTCCAGGTACAGCAGCACCAGATCGGTACCCGGATCGGTTTCCCAGTACTGGAGCAGGTCGTTGCCGGAGACGTCGGCCCGGTTGCCCGCCGAGACGAAGGTGGACAGCCCCAGGCCGCGCGCCTCGGCGTCGGCGAGGATCGCGGTGCCCAGCGCACCCGACTGGCAGAAGAACCCGGCCCGGCCACGCGCGGGCAGGCGGGGCGCCAGCGTGGCGTTGAGCCGGACGTTCCGATCGGTGTTGAGCACCCCGAGCGCGTTCGGCCCGACCACGCGCATGCCGTGCGCACGGGCCTCACCGACCAGCCGCAGCTCGGCGTGCAGCCCGTGCGGCCCCGCCTCGGCGAACCCGCCGGAGACGATCAGCAGGGTTTTCACGCCCTTCTCCAGCGCACCGTCGAGCACCGACTCCACCTGGTCGGCGGGCACCGCGACCAGTGCCAGGTCCACCGGATCCGGAATGTCCACAACGGACGGATAGGCGCGCACCCCGCGCACCGACCGGTGCTCCGGGTTGACCGGGTAGACGGTGCCGGCGAAGTCCGCGGTGAGCAGGTTCGTCAGCGCCACGTAGCCGATCTTGGTCGGATCGGTGGACGCCCCGATGACCGCGACCGACCGCGGGTGCAGCAGGTTGTGCACGCTGCGGGCCTCGGCGGCCTGCTCCCGCGACCGCGCCACCGCGAGCGACTCCTCGGTCGGATCGATGTCGAACTCCAGATGCAGCACGCCCTCTTCGATCGCCCGGCTGACCTGGTAACCGGCGTCGCGGAAAACACGCACCATCTGCGGGTTCTCGGCGAGCACCTCGGCGACGAACCGGCGCAGCCCGCGCTCGGACGCCGCCGCGGCGAGGTGTTCCAGCAGGATCGAGCCGAGCCCGCGCCCCTGGTGCGCGTCATCGACGACAAATGCCACCTCGGCGGATGGCCCGTTGTCGAGCCGCTCGTACCGTCCGACCGCGACGATGTGGTCGCCCAGCATCGCCGCGAAGGCGACCCGGTCGTGGTGGTCCACCCGGGAGAACCGCTCCAGGTCGCGCTGCGGGATGCGCGGGTACGCCCCGAAGTAACGCAGGTACCTGGTGCGCTCGGACAGCCTGCTGTGCAGCGCGACCAGCCCGTCCGCGTCGTCGGGCACCACCGGTCGCAAGTGGACGGTGCCGCCGTCGGAAAGCAGCACGTCGGCTTCCCAGTGCCGCGGGTAGTCGTAGGACTCGCGCAGATCGGGCTCGGCCGAGTCGTTCTCGGTGCTCATCTTCAGTCCCTGGGATCGTCCGGATCGAGACCGTGCAACGGGAAGACCGCTCGCCGGGTGTCGCGGATGGCGATGTCCACCGGGTCGTCCTGCCCGTCGCCCCACGGGCGGTAGGCGGTGTCGGCCTCGTCGGTCATCTTGAGCGGCAGTTCGGCACCGGGAGCGGCCCGGCCGACCGTGTCCCGCCAGCCCGGCGGCAGCGGTGTTTCCGGGCTGACGTCCCGGTCGAGCACGGTGGCCAGCAGGTGCGTCCACGAGCGCGGCACCACGCGGATGAGCTGGTAGCCACCACCACCGACGGCCAGCCACTTGCCCCCGGCGTACCGCTGTGCCAGCTCGCGGAGCGTCCGGTAGATCTCGCGGTGGCCGTCGACCGACAGCGACAGATCGGCCAGCGGATCCTCCTCGTGCGAATCCACCCCGCACTGCGTGACCAGCAACTGCGGCTGGAACTGCTCCAGCAGCGACGGCACCACCGCGTGGAACGCCCGCAACCACCCGGGGTCCCTGGTGTGCGGCGGCAACGGGAGGTTCACCGACGTGCCCTCGGCGCCTTCCTCCCCCGTCTCCCCGGAGTAGCCCGTGCCCGGCCACAGCGTGAACGGGTGCTGGTGCAGCGAAACCGTCAGCACCCGCGGGTCGTTGTAGAAGGCCGCCTGGACCCCGTCGCCGTGGTGGACGTCCGTGTCCACGTAGGCGATGCGGTCGAACCCGTGGTCCAGCAGCCACGAGATGGCGATCGAGCAGTCGTTGTAGACGCAGAAGCCGGCGGCCCGGTCGGGCATCGCGTGGTGCAGCCCGCCGGCGATGCTGACCGCGCGCTCAGCCTCGCCCTCGGCGAGCTTCCGCGCGGCGAGCAGGGTGGAGCCGACCACCAGCGCGGCCGAGTCGTGCATGCCGGAGAACACCGGGTTGTCGGTGGTCCCGAGCCCGTGGCCGACGTCCCAGCCCGCCATCGGCGCCTGCTTGACCGCCTCCAGGTACTCGGGCACGTGCACCCGGTACAGCTCCTTGTCCGTCGCCGCCTCCGGGACCAGCAGCTCGACGTCGTCGAGCACGCCGAGCTCACGGGCTAGCCGGATGGTCAGCTCCAGGCGGACCGGGTTGAACGGGTGCTCACCACCCAGGTCGTAGCCCAGTAGCGCGGGATCCCAGACGACGGCGGAGGGGTGCATGCCCGAAACCCTAATGCGTCCGCGGGCGCTCAGCCGGGCTCGTGACCGGTGGCCGCCGGTCGTTCCGGGTCACGCGACCAGTGCGACCAGGAGCCGGTGTACAGCGACGCCGGTGCCGGGTGCCCGGCGATCTCCAGTGCGAGCACCACCGAGCTCGCGGTCACCCCCGAGCCGCAGTACGCGCCGACCGGCGTAGTCGCGCCGACTCCCAGCGAGGCGAAGTGCTGTGCCAGCACTTCAGGCGCGTGCCAGTGCCCATCGGCGCCGGAGTGGGCGCTGAACGGCGCGTTGCGTGCCCCCGGGATGTGCCCGGCCCGCGGATCGACCGGCTCGGTCTCGCCGGCATACCGCTCCGGAGCGCGAGCATCGAGCAGCACACCGTCACGGGCCAGCTCCGCCGCTTCGTCGGCGTTCAGCACCGGCATGCCCCCGGGCCGCACGACGATGTTGCCCGGCGACGGCACCTCTTCTTCGGTGGTCACCGGCCTGCCCTCGGCCTCCCAGGCGGCGAACCCGCCGTCGAGCACCGCCACCTCGGCGTGGCCCGCCCAGCGCAGCAGCCACCACGCCCGCGCCGCCACGGACGAGTCGGCGTCGTCGTAGGCCACCACCAGCCTGCCCTCGTCCACTCCGGCCAGCCGCAGCGCTTCCTGCAGGGCCGCGGGCTCGGGCAGCGGGTGCCGCCCGCCCTCACCCGGCGGCGCGGCCAGCGCGGTGTCGAGATCGGCGAACACGGCCGAGGGGATGTGCCCGGCGCGGAACGACTCGACCCCGGGAGGCCCGGCGAGACGCCAGCGGACATCCAATACGGTGGGTCGCGAATCGAGCGGGCCGTCCAGCAGGCCGGCCAGCTCCGCGGTCGTGATCAAGGGGGACATGCGGCCATCTTCCAGCAGGCCGGGCCGCCCGCGCAGCCCGGCCGCCCGACCGGGGAATTCCAGGTCACCTGCCGTAGTCGTCGTCGATAGCGACTACCATGGGAGACGCGGACGAAGGGGACAGAAGTGAACGAGCTCATCGACACCACAGAGATGTACCTGCGCACGATCTACGAGCTCGAGGAAGAGGGCGTCGTTCCGCTGCGCGCCCGCATCGCCGAGCGTCTCCAGCAGAGCGGTCCCACGGTGAGCCAGACGGTCGCCAGGATGGAGCGCGACGGCCTGGTCATCGTCGCGGACGACCGGCACCTCAAGCTCACCGACCACGGCCGGGAGCTGGCGATCGCGGTGATGCGCAAGCATCGCCTCGCCGAACGCCTGCTGCTCGACGTGATCGGCCTCGAGTGGGAGCACGTGCACAAGGAGGCGTGCCGCTGGGAACACGTGATGAGCGAGGCCGTCGAGCGCAAGCTGGTCAAGCTCCTCAACAACCCGACGACCTCCCCGTACGGCAACCCGATCCCCGGCCTCGACAAGCTGGGCGCCGGTGACCCCGCTCCGGACGCCGAGGCCGACCTCGTCCGCTTGGACGAGTTCGCCCGCGCCGGCGGCGGCAAGGTGGAGATCCGCCGAATCGCCGAGCACGTGCAGCAGGACGAGACCCTGATGACCGAGCTGAACTCGGTCGGCCTGGTCCCCGGCCAGACCGTCAGCGTGAGCCGGGCCAACGGCTCGGGCTCCACCATCGAGATCACCGGCGAGAGCATCAGCGTCCAGGTCGCGCCGTCGGTCCTGCACGCGGTACTGGCGCAGGCGCGGTGAGCGCGGCCAGCGACGCCGCCGCCACGTTCCGCTCACTACACGGGAAGGAGCCCGTGGGGGTCTTCTCGGCCCCCGGCCGGGTGAACCTGATCGGGGAACACACCGACTACAACGACGGCTTTGTGCTGCCCTTCGCCTTGCCCCACCGGCTCGCCGCCGCCGTCGCGCCGCGTGAGGACGAGCAACTCACCGTGGCCACGCTCGGCTCGGACGGCCGCGTGCAGCAGGCCGACCCGGTGAACATCAGCGAACTCGAGCCCGGTCAGCTCGAAGGCTGGGCCGCCTATCCGGCCGGCGTCGCCTGGGTGCTGCGCTCGCACGGCTTCGAGCGCGGTGCCGACGTCGTGCTGGCCGGCGACGTGCCCACTGGTGCCGGGTTGTCCTCCTCGGCGGCGCTGGAATGCGCCGTCGCCCTCGCCCTGCTCGGCGCGGCCGGCGAAGCCGATCCGGACGAGCGCCGCCGCACCGAGATCGCCCGGCTGGCCCAGCGCGCCGAGAACGAGTTCGTCGGCGTGCCCACCGGCGTGCTCGACCAGACCGCCTCGATGCGCTGCGTCGACGGCTGCGTGCTGTTCCTGGACGTGCGCTCCGGCGAAATCGAGCAGGTCCCGTTCGACGCCGCCGCGGCGGGGTTGCGGGTCCTGGTCATCGACACGCGTGCCAAGCACACGCTCGCCGAGTCCGGCTACGGCGACCGCCGCCGCGGCACCGAACGCGCGGCCGACCTGCTGGGCCTGAAGGCGCTGCGCGACATCGAACCGGACGGTCTCGACGACGCGCTGGCCCGGTTGCCGGAGGACCTGCGACCGCTGGTCCGGCACGTGGTCACCGAGAACCAGCGCGTGCTCGACGTGGTCACCCTGCTCAAGTCCGGTCGCCTGGCCGAGATCGGCCCTTCGCTCGACGCCTCCCACGTCAGCATGCGGGACGACTACCGGATCTCCTGCCTGGAACTCGACGTCGCCGTCGACGCCGCCCGCGCCGCGGGTGCCCTCGGCGCGCGGATGACCGGCGGTGGTTTCGGCGGCTCCGCGATCGCGCTGGTGCCCGAGGCCGACCTGGCCAAGGTGGAGGCCAACGTGAAGGCCGAGTTCGAGCGCGCGGGGCTGAAGGCACCCCGCACGTTCGTCGCCGTGCCCTCACCCGGCGCCCGCCAGGACCCACCGGAGACCTGGGCCGGGTAAGGCAACCCCGCCTGCGCCGGAACGTCGGTCAGGGTGGAGACTTTCCGCCACCTGAACCCAACGCCGCCGTACTGGAAGGGCCACCGAGCACATGCCTACCGACAACCCGAACACGCCTCTGAAGCTGGTCGTCACCGGCGGCGCCGGTTATGTGGGCAGCGTCTGCACCCAGCGGCTGCTCGAGGCGGGCCACCAGGTCACCGTGGTGGACGACCTGTCCACCGGCCACGCCGACGCGGTGCCCGACGGCGCCCGGTTCGTCGAAGGTGACGCCGCGGACACGCTGCGCACCTTGCTGGCCGAAGGTTTCGACGGCGTGCTGCACTTCGCCGCGAAGTCGCTGGTCGGCGAATCGATGCAGGACCCGGCCCGGTACTGGCACGGCAACGTGGTCACCTCCCTGAAGCTGCTGGACGCCATGCGCGAGCACGGCACTCCCCGGCTGGTCTTCTCCTCCACCGCGGCCACCTACGGCGAGCCGGAAGTCTCGCCGATCGCGGAGACCGCACCGACCCAGCCGACGAACACCTACGGCGCCACCAAGCTGGCCGTGGACAACGCGATCACCACCTACGCGCGGGCCCACGGCCTGGCCGCGGTGAGCCTGCGCTACTTCAACGTGGCCGGCGCCTACGGCAGCATCGGCGAGCGGCACAGCACCGAGACCCACCTCATCCCGCTGGTGCTGCAGGTGGTCACCGGCGACCGCGAGCAGATCCAGATCTACGGCGAGGACTACCCCACCGAGGACGGCACCGCGATCCGCGACTACATCCACGTCGCCGACCTCGCCGACGCCCACCTGCTGGCCCTGCGCCACGCCACCGCCGGTGAACACCGCATCTACAACCTCGGCAACGGCACCGGCTTCTCGGTGCGGCAGGTGATCGAGGCCTGCCGCGAGGTCACCGGGCACCCGGTGCCCGCCGTGGTCGCGCCGCGCCGGGCCGGGGACCCGGCCGTGCTGGTCGCCGC
Coding sequences within:
- a CDS encoding metal-dependent transcriptional regulator; this encodes MNELIDTTEMYLRTIYELEEEGVVPLRARIAERLQQSGPTVSQTVARMERDGLVIVADDRHLKLTDHGRELAIAVMRKHRLAERLLLDVIGLEWEHVHKEACRWEHVMSEAVERKLVKLLNNPTTSPYGNPIPGLDKLGAGDPAPDAEADLVRLDEFARAGGGKVEIRRIAEHVQQDETLMTELNSVGLVPGQTVSVSRANGSGSTIEITGESISVQVAPSVLHAVLAQAR
- a CDS encoding acyl-CoA dehydrogenase family protein, with product MDFSLTEAQHDLGGLTRRILDGKLDPKSWEPHGSGGFDRALWTELARAGILDAALPSNAGGGGFGLLEQCSVLIELGHAVAPVPYLPSITMAASALAEFGTGRQLETLVPVLRGERVLTAAVPDAGNPCAFTAEAEGDGWRLTGAQTAVPAAAYADALLIAATTHDGDAVFVVNRDAAQISPQEVVDRGDAGLVELNDVHVGDSARLSGAGVAEWIRLRGTTGLCAYQLGTVERALEMTTEYAKERKQFDNVIASFQAVRQRLADAYTDVEAVRLTLWQAAWRLSEGLPADEEVATAKFWAAEAGHRVAHTAVHLHGGIGIDVDYPLHRYFVAAKRAEFTLGGATAQLRRLGDLISG
- the galE gene encoding UDP-glucose 4-epimerase GalE; translated protein: MPTDNPNTPLKLVVTGGAGYVGSVCTQRLLEAGHQVTVVDDLSTGHADAVPDGARFVEGDAADTLRTLLAEGFDGVLHFAAKSLVGESMQDPARYWHGNVVTSLKLLDAMREHGTPRLVFSSTAATYGEPEVSPIAETAPTQPTNTYGATKLAVDNAITTYARAHGLAAVSLRYFNVAGAYGSIGERHSTETHLIPLVLQVVTGDREQIQIYGEDYPTEDGTAIRDYIHVADLADAHLLALRHATAGEHRIYNLGNGTGFSVRQVIEACREVTGHPVPAVVAPRRAGDPAVLVAASDRARAELGWRPQRADLTGIVADAWRFTQERRGAANPA
- a CDS encoding bifunctional GNAT family N-acetyltransferase/acetate--CoA ligase family protein is translated as MSTENDSAEPDLRESYDYPRHWEADVLLSDGGTVHLRPVVPDDADGLVALHSRLSERTRYLRYFGAYPRIPQRDLERFSRVDHHDRVAFAAMLGDHIVAVGRYERLDNGPSAEVAFVVDDAHQGRGLGSILLEHLAAAASERGLRRFVAEVLAENPQMVRVFRDAGYQVSRAIEEGVLHLEFDIDPTEESLAVARSREQAAEARSVHNLLHPRSVAVIGASTDPTKIGYVALTNLLTADFAGTVYPVNPEHRSVRGVRAYPSVVDIPDPVDLALVAVPADQVESVLDGALEKGVKTLLIVSGGFAEAGPHGLHAELRLVGEARAHGMRVVGPNALGVLNTDRNVRLNATLAPRLPARGRAGFFCQSGALGTAILADAEARGLGLSTFVSAGNRADVSGNDLLQYWETDPGTDLVLLYLESFGNPRKFARLARRLGRTKPIVAVKSGRHAVRPQLAATSAEVDEASVQALFEQAGVVRVDTLAQLFDTALVFAHQPLPAGPRVGIVGNSSAIGLLAADTARAQGLRLAFEPVDVGPQASPEEFAGAVREALNSAETDALVVVFVPPLAIPGTTYARALREVVQELRKEKPIVSTFLAAEGVPDELAVWSDDGAPVRGSVPSYPSPERAVNALARVVRYAAWQQRPQGTLTRPVGLHAEQAQVIVNEILSEEDGWTTVLADEDVVRLLGCYGIEVVPFRVVSTADEAVEAAGALGYPVVLKAVDERLRGRPDLAGVRLDLSSEDSVRAAYRDLREVSGEDDMYVQAMAPKGLSCVIGLQDDPSFGTLVSFGLSGLVSNLLGDRAYRAVPLTDVDAATLIREPRTAPLLTGYRGDEPADLAALQDLVLRVAALAEDNPEVRSLVLDPILASPDGAFVVYGRVVLGPPPSRPDTGPRRLRPINAPRE
- the galK gene encoding galactokinase — its product is MSAASDAAATFRSLHGKEPVGVFSAPGRVNLIGEHTDYNDGFVLPFALPHRLAAAVAPREDEQLTVATLGSDGRVQQADPVNISELEPGQLEGWAAYPAGVAWVLRSHGFERGADVVLAGDVPTGAGLSSSAALECAVALALLGAAGEADPDERRRTEIARLAQRAENEFVGVPTGVLDQTASMRCVDGCVLFLDVRSGEIEQVPFDAAAAGLRVLVIDTRAKHTLAESGYGDRRRGTERAADLLGLKALRDIEPDGLDDALARLPEDLRPLVRHVVTENQRVLDVVTLLKSGRLAEIGPSLDASHVSMRDDYRISCLELDVAVDAARAAGALGARMTGGGFGGSAIALVPEADLAKVEANVKAEFERAGLKAPRTFVAVPSPGARQDPPETWAG
- a CDS encoding acetoin utilization protein AcuC, which encodes MHPSAVVWDPALLGYDLGGEHPFNPVRLELTIRLARELGVLDDVELLVPEAATDKELYRVHVPEYLEAVKQAPMAGWDVGHGLGTTDNPVFSGMHDSAALVVGSTLLAARKLAEGEAERAVSIAGGLHHAMPDRAAGFCVYNDCSIAISWLLDHGFDRIAYVDTDVHHGDGVQAAFYNDPRVLTVSLHQHPFTLWPGTGYSGETGEEGAEGTSVNLPLPPHTRDPGWLRAFHAVVPSLLEQFQPQLLVTQCGVDSHEEDPLADLSLSVDGHREIYRTLRELAQRYAGGKWLAVGGGGYQLIRVVPRSWTHLLATVLDRDVSPETPLPPGWRDTVGRAAPGAELPLKMTDEADTAYRPWGDGQDDPVDIAIRDTRRAVFPLHGLDPDDPRD
- a CDS encoding acyl-CoA dehydrogenase family protein, with amino-acid sequence MRIGYTEAQERLADELRSYFARLMTPERREALGAGGAEYGKDGAYQEIVRELGRDGWLALGWPEEYGGQARSMLDQLVFTDEAAAAGVPVPFLTINTVGPTIMRYGTEEQKAFYLPRIAAGELHFSIGYSEPGAGTDLASLSTRAVRDGDEYVINGQKMWTSLIEYADYVWLAARTDPDAKKHRGISILVVPTTAEGFSWTKVRTVAGVGTSATYYSDVRVPLSARIAEENKGWPLITNQLNHERVALTSAAPIRTALGEVRDWAQKTQGPDGRRVIDAEWVRLHLARVHAHADYLKLRNWKIAWAAAEQELGPGEASATKVFGTEFALEAYRLLMEVLGAGAVVREGSPGALLRGRIERLHRSALILTFGGGTNEVQRDLIAATTLGLPVTR
- a CDS encoding isopenicillin N synthase family dioxygenase; translation: MDLSRFRVPRQRERFLAELRHAAHEVGFFYLVGHGVAPETMRAIVDSARRFFALPQAQRLEIENVRSPHFRGYTRTGTEQTAGGADWREQLDIGPERPALHLTEDDPRYLRLIGPNQWPSALPELRDVVLLWQCEALRVSREVLRALAVALGQELTYFDRWFDAEAAVHLKVVHYPPREPGGTEQGVGSHKDYGFLALLQQDEVGGLQVQRADGSWIDATPIPDSFVVNIGEMLEIATNGYLRATQHRVLSPPAGVDRYSIPFFLAPRLDAVIEPIDLPPDLAAVARGVTQDENNPLLAAYGENALLGWLRSHPRVAERWWLTPAER
- a CDS encoding sulfurtransferase: MSPLITTAELAGLLDGPLDSRPTVLDVRWRLAGPPGVESFRAGHIPSAVFADLDTALAAPPGEGGRHPLPEPAALQEALRLAGVDEGRLVVAYDDADSSVAARAWWLLRWAGHAEVAVLDGGFAAWEAEGRPVTTEEEVPSPGNIVVRPGGMPVLNADEAAELARDGVLLDARAPERYAGETEPVDPRAGHIPGARNAPFSAHSGADGHWHAPEVLAQHFASLGVGATTPVGAYCGSGVTASSVVLALEIAGHPAPASLYTGSWSHWSRDPERPAATGHEPG